A genomic window from candidate division WOR-3 bacterium includes:
- the acs gene encoding acetate--CoA ligase gives MAEEQLYHPSKELVENSNIMAFMKKHAIADLDALLKRAEDHNWYWGEQAKELEWFKPYTQILDDSDAPFFKWFADGKFNIVHNCLDRHVKAGRGDRVAYIYEPEPTDQKVERWTYAMLYKEVNKLANALKKLGVVKGDRVMIFMPMIPQLPVAMLACAKLGAIHSVVFSGFSSSSLRDRINDCEAKLLITTDGGYRRGKVVTLKSNADPGLGDCKSIQNVIVFKRAGNPVTMQPGRDHWWHDITANEPDECPTEQLDPESPLYMLYTSGTTGKPKGIVHVHGGYAVGTSSTLRFVFDIKPEKDIWWCAADVGWVTGHSYIVYAPLMLGATSVLYEGAPDTPAPDRWWSIIAREKVTILYTSPTAIRMFMRFGEEFPKKHDLSSLRLLGSVGEPINPEAWRWYRKNIGADKLPIMDTWWQTETGNFMISPLPITPLKAGTATRPLPGVMADVVTGEGNPIKPMENGFGVLLKPWPAMLRTLYKDPARYKDAYWSRFPGKYLMGDSCTRDTDGYFWFRGRADEVLNVAGHRLGTAEIESALVAHAAVAEAAVIGVPDPIKGDVPKAYVSLKVGFEKSDALKEELKKWVSTEIGPIARPDSIEFRDKLPKTRSGKIMRRLLKAEALGKDVGDISTLDE, from the coding sequence CTCCTCAAGCGTGCCGAGGACCACAATTGGTACTGGGGCGAGCAGGCCAAGGAACTCGAGTGGTTCAAGCCCTACACCCAGATACTGGACGACTCTGACGCCCCGTTCTTCAAGTGGTTCGCGGACGGCAAGTTCAACATCGTCCACAACTGCCTCGACCGCCATGTGAAAGCCGGCCGGGGCGACCGCGTCGCTTACATCTACGAGCCGGAGCCCACCGACCAGAAGGTCGAGCGCTGGACCTACGCCATGCTCTACAAGGAAGTCAACAAGCTGGCAAACGCGTTGAAGAAACTCGGCGTCGTGAAGGGCGACCGGGTCATGATCTTCATGCCGATGATCCCGCAGCTGCCGGTGGCGATGCTCGCCTGCGCGAAGCTGGGCGCCATCCACTCGGTGGTCTTCTCCGGATTCTCCTCCTCCTCGCTGCGCGACCGCATCAACGACTGTGAAGCCAAATTGCTCATCACCACCGATGGCGGCTACCGCCGCGGCAAGGTCGTGACGTTGAAGAGCAATGCCGATCCGGGTCTGGGCGACTGCAAGTCGATCCAGAACGTCATCGTCTTCAAGCGCGCCGGCAACCCGGTGACGATGCAGCCCGGCCGCGACCACTGGTGGCACGACATCACGGCGAACGAGCCCGACGAGTGCCCGACCGAGCAGCTCGACCCGGAATCACCCCTGTACATGCTCTACACTTCGGGCACGACCGGCAAACCCAAGGGCATCGTCCACGTACACGGCGGGTACGCGGTTGGCACGTCCTCGACCCTCAGGTTCGTCTTCGACATCAAGCCTGAGAAGGACATCTGGTGGTGCGCGGCCGACGTCGGCTGGGTGACCGGCCACTCCTACATCGTGTACGCCCCGCTGATGCTCGGCGCCACGTCAGTGCTCTACGAGGGCGCTCCCGACACGCCGGCCCCGGACCGCTGGTGGTCGATAATCGCCCGCGAAAAGGTGACTATTCTGTACACTTCGCCTACGGCCATCCGGATGTTCATGCGCTTCGGCGAGGAGTTCCCGAAAAAGCACGACCTCTCCTCGCTCCGCCTGCTCGGGTCCGTGGGCGAGCCGATTAACCCGGAGGCGTGGCGCTGGTACCGGAAGAACATCGGCGCGGACAAACTGCCGATAATGGACACCTGGTGGCAAACCGAGACCGGCAACTTCATGATTTCGCCGCTTCCGATTACGCCGCTCAAAGCGGGCACGGCCACGCGGCCTCTGCCAGGCGTGATGGCCGACGTCGTCACCGGCGAAGGCAATCCGATCAAGCCGATGGAGAACGGGTTCGGCGTGCTGCTCAAGCCGTGGCCGGCGATGCTGCGTACGCTGTACAAAGACCCGGCACGGTACAAGGATGCCTACTGGTCCCGCTTCCCGGGCAAGTACCTGATGGGCGATTCCTGCACCAGGGACACCGACGGCTACTTCTGGTTCCGGGGCCGGGCCGACGAGGTTCTCAACGTCGCCGGGCACCGTCTGGGCACCGCTGAGATCGAATCCGCGCTTGTCGCGCACGCCGCGGTCGCCGAGGCCGCGGTCATCGGCGTTCCTGACCCGATCAAGGGCGACGTGCCCAAGGCGTACGTTTCTCTGAAGGTCGGGTTTGAGAAGTCCGACGCCCTCAAAGAGGAACTCAAGAAATGGGTGTCGACCGAGATCGGCCCGATTGCCCGGCCCGACTCAATCGAGTTCCGGGACAAACTGCCCAAGACCCGCTCGGGCAAGATCATGCGCCGCCTACTCAAAGCCGAGGCCCTGGGCAAGGACGTCGGCGACATCTCGACACTTGACGAGTGA
- a CDS encoding OFA family MFS transporter produces the protein MSEGKVFNRWLIVVGAILVQLCLGAVYAWSVFRDPIRDLLNVKLAQAQLPFSFVLIFFALATVLGGKLQDRLGPKIVAIIGGALLGIGMIIASQAGSIAGMVIGYGMISGIGIGFAYVCPIACGVKWFPDKRGLISGLSVAGFGAGALIVGPLAQSLMRSIGAARQVPSELAGRLTAKLAPAFTDTLALKSALTAADSTAAVNTAGLQAAAAKAAVLPLGVQPTFLYLGIAYIIIVALGALILRNPPPGYKPAGWNPPGPAAGAPVKSDFTAGQVLGTGQFWLIWLLYFCGAGTGLMMIGQTAPIGKEMAGLTPAMAAIGVSVLAIFNALGRIFWGRVSDSIGRTKALFIIYLINGAAVFSYFVIPAFHAWYWVGIALVGLTFGGYLAIYPAINADFFGTRNAGVNYGLIFTAYGFGGLSGNLLAPIVKQATNNYNLAFILSGVLCLVSAVLILLLKAPRAKAAAGS, from the coding sequence ATGAGTGAAGGAAAGGTATTCAACCGCTGGCTGATCGTGGTCGGCGCCATTCTCGTCCAGCTCTGCCTGGGCGCTGTGTACGCATGGAGCGTCTTCCGTGACCCGATACGCGACCTGCTGAATGTGAAGCTGGCCCAGGCGCAACTGCCCTTCAGCTTCGTGCTCATCTTCTTCGCGCTGGCCACGGTCCTTGGCGGCAAACTACAGGACCGACTCGGCCCCAAGATCGTCGCCATCATCGGCGGAGCACTGCTCGGCATCGGCATGATCATCGCAAGCCAAGCAGGCAGCATCGCCGGCATGGTCATCGGGTACGGCATGATCTCCGGCATCGGCATTGGGTTCGCCTACGTCTGCCCCATTGCCTGCGGAGTCAAGTGGTTCCCGGACAAGCGTGGCCTCATCTCCGGCCTGTCAGTCGCGGGGTTCGGCGCCGGCGCGCTTATTGTCGGTCCGCTTGCCCAGAGCCTCATGCGTTCCATCGGCGCGGCCCGGCAGGTTCCGTCGGAACTTGCCGGCCGGCTCACCGCCAAACTCGCGCCCGCCTTCACCGATACGCTGGCGCTCAAGTCCGCACTGACCGCCGCCGACTCGACGGCCGCCGTCAATACGGCCGGGCTTCAGGCCGCCGCCGCCAAGGCGGCGGTGCTGCCCCTCGGCGTTCAACCGACTTTCCTCTACCTCGGCATCGCCTACATCATCATTGTCGCTCTTGGCGCACTTATTCTGCGCAACCCGCCGCCCGGATACAAGCCTGCCGGCTGGAACCCGCCCGGGCCAGCAGCCGGAGCCCCGGTGAAGTCCGACTTCACCGCCGGACAGGTTCTAGGCACCGGACAGTTCTGGCTGATCTGGCTGCTCTACTTCTGCGGTGCCGGCACCGGCTTGATGATGATCGGCCAGACCGCGCCTATCGGCAAAGAGATGGCCGGCCTGACCCCGGCAATGGCTGCTATCGGAGTGAGCGTACTGGCGATATTCAACGCTCTCGGCCGCATCTTCTGGGGACGGGTATCTGACTCGATCGGCAGGACCAAGGCGCTGTTCATCATCTACCTCATCAACGGCGCCGCCGTCTTCAGCTACTTCGTGATTCCGGCATTCCATGCCTGGTACTGGGTTGGTATCGCCCTGGTCGGCCTCACCTTCGGCGGCTACCTGGCCATATACCCGGCCATCAACGCCGATTTCTTCGGTACCAGGAACGCGGGCGTTAACTACGGCCTCATCTTCACCGCCTATGGATTTGGCGGACTGTCCGGCAACCTGCTCGCCCCCATCGTCAAGCAGGCAACCAACAATTACAACCTTGCTTTCATTCTGTCCGGCGTACTTTGCTTGGTTTCCGCGGTGCTCATCCTGCTGCTGAAGGCGCCGCGGGCGAAGGCGGCCGCCGGCTCTTAA